tatatatacatataaatataccaAAGGTTGACAATTGTTGGTGGCCCGGCatattatatatgtgtgtgaacATATATATAAGCATGACATCCTAGGTTAATTAGAAGAACCTAAGTATAGTGATTAGTTTTTCAAGTAGTTTTCTTGAACACTTTTCAGGTCTTTCCTACGCATTTCTCTTCTCACAAACTACATTCCATTGGCTAGTCATGGTGACCACAttaatataatatgtatatatacatatttatgtaTGTGTATGTAAATATATAAGTACGTAAAATAAGCTGCTAGAGCTAGACTAGAAAGAAACTATAGCCAACTCCCCTTGACTTTGAATTATATATAGATAAAAAATAGTTCTCTTGAATTCTTCAAGCAAGAAAACGAAAATTCTGGCATTTTCAAACAcatgtaatattatatatatatatatatattacaaaacTTTTCTTTTTTCTATGGACTCTACTTTTGGTTTTTTCAAACACATCTGAACATATAATCTAATCTCTCTAATTGGGTTGAAGGATGATCATGACCGATGACCCACATAATAAGAGAGAGAATATAACATTCCCACAATAACTagctagggtttggggtttgtgaAGCAGTTTATTATTAGGGTTTTACTACATGCAAATATAGCTTTTCTACATATAAATAAGTTAAAACTCAAATCTTTTTCCGTGAGTGTTAattgtagtcacaataaaaaTGTAGAGAATTCTATTTCGATACTCTAAATTTATTAAGAATTTTTTGAAAACGTGGAAGAGATTCTATGTATCTACAAtgaatatgataaaaaaaataggattattTCTTATCTACATTCGTAAAAATGAATAATTTATCATGATAATGAATACAAtgtataatattatatagtgttgccctatatatatgtatatattagtgATCAAATGGTATTGTTGCACATTTGTCACACGTTTCTGTTGCACATATTATATAGATGTATAGTGCTAAAATACCTGATCATAGATATATACGAGTATAATTAAACCCAGAACTCAAAGATCTAACATCATCATGATCATCATcattcatattattattattattattattattataaattaacatattatatatgttatatgtatatgtataaatagtGTCTAAATTCGatcattatatattatattagttTAGTTAAGCCGACAAATATACCAAAAGTGCAAATGTCCACTTGCCGCGTCACCTTTTCAAGCGTGACTATTAACTTAGTTTATCTTACTATTATTTTCTCCAAATTAAAATGACACCCTCAATAACCACTTGCTAGGTCTTTTCCAATCTATTTGTATAAATGAATAATATCCACTTGCTAGGTCGACCACTTATTATCTTCCTACTATATATATTTGAccttatatattattaatttagaGCTACTATAATACTAGATATATAAGTAGCTAGCTTCACACCTACTAACCCATCTCCCCGACAATACATATAATTAATGTTAACAATCTTATTTactcaaaaaaattaatatatattaacaaTCTTATTATAatgaagaaaaacaaataaatattgtaactctaaCTAATTAATAAGGGTCATATAGATATGCAACGTGtgtaaaatataattattgaGATGTATCATCATTATAGTTGAATTTTTAATTGAATTGAAAgtgaaaataatgatattaattattggtaataaataataatttatattattattatttatgaaataataaagTAAAGATCACTAACATATTTATCTAATTGGttacattttcataattttactagtcttcttttgtttatttttgcCTTTTCTTTTATCTTCAATAAAAGCAAAAGGTTTATGTCGAATATTTAAacatgtatatatgtataattctactttatgtaatatatatttgtattatttatttGTCAACCAAACATATTACAACCTACAtgatatatattcacattaaaatgtttaatatttacggaaaattaattaaaagaaaaaaagttcctcagaaaaagaaaagaaaagaaagaaatattATTAATGAGTTATACAAAGAAATATTAATACTTTGATCTTATTGTGATCTTATTAATGAGTTATACAAAGAAATATTAATGAGTTATACTTTGATCTTATTAATGAGTTATACTTTGAGTTACTTTTAAAaaaggtttatacatttttagattaTGTGTTTTGACTTATTATCTATTTGAAttctgtgttttgataaaataatttttggactttgtatttttaaaatagttcaaataaacttgattttaataaaaaaaattaaactaaaaatcacaaataatccaTCAAACTaccaactcagaacaaaaatacaatcattctacctaaaaaaatgtgttgttatatttaattttttgttcattaAAATCATATTTAGCtatctattttaactattttacaaaacattaattcaaaaaatagtatctgagttaaaaaaaaaaaacacaggttataaaaattataaacccTTTAATAAAACTCAGGCGCGTCATCACCATGGCTACGATCAGTGTCttgtataaataatatatatgtatatatatagatatatatataaatatatattagagagagagagagagatcagaTGTGAAGTGAAATGGTTAGGCTCTTACAGGGCGCTGACATGTCCAGCACCATCAAAACACGGCTTTTTGCAAACGTTAATCGATACATATGTATGTTTAGTTTTCTGTAACATTATAATAAGCACGTGTATGGCAGCCATTTGTGAGTTTCAAAAGTCAGAGATCACAGGCGCCAAACGTACTTCCATCTCTCTTCAACGGCAGTTAGGCACGAAAACTCTTTTAcataatacacatatatatatatttctctagCTGCCTGGTACTATTGGACATGTTCACCTCAACTATCaacgtcttcttcttctttcattcTCTTACACTTATTCCATCTTCTTGTTTATACATGTCATAGACATATATAGATAGTCATGGTGATCATCAgttttgttttgttctgtttCTTACTCTTTTGTTCTTCTTCATCACCGGTTGTCGTTTCAAGCCATGGCAATGGTGGAATCGATGGAGATAGAGCTGCATTGGTGTCGTTCATGTCACAAATCGTTTCAGACCCTCAACATGGTCTTGAGGATTGGAACTCTTTGAATGTTCATGTCTGCAACTGGTCCGGCGTTCGCTGCAACAGCGAAAAGAGCAGAGTTGTTGAGCTTGATCTCAGTGGAAAATCACTTAAGGGAACCATTTCCTCTTCTCTTTCTAACCTTTCTTCCTTGAACATTCTTGACTTGTCGAGAAACTCCTTTGAAGGTCATATTCCTAGAGAGTTGGGCTCCCTTTtggagcttagtcagttgagTTTATCATCAAATTATCTTGAAGGGAATATTCCTTTTGAGTTGGGATTTCTTCACAAGTTAGTTTATCTTGATTTAGGTACCAACCGCCTTAATGGGCACCTTCCATTTTCACTCTTCTGTAATGAGTCTTCTTCTTCTCTGCAATATATAGACCTTTCCAACAATTCTCTAAGTGGTGAGATTCCTCTTAAGAATGAATGTCAGCTCAACGAGTTGAGGTTTCTTTTGCTTTGGTCTAACCAATTAGAGGGTCAGATTCCTCCAGCTCTTTCAAAATCGTCGAAACTCGAATGGCTCGATTTGGAATCAAATAAACTCAGTGGGGAGTTGCCATCTGAGATTGTCCAGAAAATGCCTCAGTTACAGTTCCTCTACTTGTCTTATAATGACTTTGTCAGCCATGATGGTAACACCAACTTGGAGCCTTTTTTCAATTCTTTAGTTAATTCTTCTAACTTCCAAGAACTTGAATTGGCGGGAAATAATCTTGGTGGGGTTATACCAACTAATATTGGTGATCTTTCTAGTACCAATCTTGTACAGATGCATTTAGATGGGAATCTCATATATGGTACTATTCCTCCTCAAATTTCAAAACTTGTCAACCTCACCCTCTTGAACTTGTCCAGTAACCTTCTGAATGGGACAATCCCATCTGAATTATGCAAGATGGGAAAGCTGGAGAGGGTTTATTTGTCAAATAATTCACTCTCTGGAGAGATTCCAGCAGCTCTTGGTAACACTCCTCATTTGGGTCTTCTTGATTTGTCTAGAAACAAACTTTCTGGTTCAATTCCTGATAGTTTTGCTAACCTTTCTCAGTTGAGAAGGCTATTGCTATATAATAATCAGCTCTCAGGGACCATACCACCAAGTCTAGGAAAATGCATCAACTTGGAGATTCTTGACCTTTCTCACAATCAGCTTTCAGGAGTCATTCCTGATGAAGTTTCAGGATTGAGAAGCTTGAAGTTGTACTTGAATCTTTCTAGTAATCACTTACATGGGCCTTTACCAATGGAGCTGAGTAAAATGGATATGGTGCTTGCCATTGACTTATCTTCAAACAATCTCTCTGGTACCATTCCGCCACAGCTTGGGAGTTGCATTGCTTTAGAGTCTCTTAACCTTTCAGGCAATGCCTTAGGAGGCTCTATTCCGGTTTCTATTGGACAGTTGCCTTATCTTAGACAATTTGATGTGTCTTCAAACCACTTAGTTGGTGAGATACCACAATCTCTGCAGGCATCTTCAACCCTTAAGCAACTCAACTTTTCTTTCAACAACTTCTCTGGGAATGTATCAAACAAGGGGGCTTTTTCTTCTCTAAGCATGGAATCTTTCTTGGGAAATAAACGTCTTTGTGGCTCAATAAAAGGCATGCCAAACTGCAAGAGAAAACACAATAAGCGTCATCATCAACTGCTCTTTCTGTCAATCCTCCTGCCCCTATCAGCTGTTCCCATTTTGTGTATGCTTTGTTACTCACTAATAGTCAAGTCAAGAATTCGAAGTCAAATTTCGATTTTCAAAAGAGGGGACATAGAGGAAGGTGAAGGAGACAAAAAGGAGCTTAAGTACCCAAGAATCTCATATCAACAGCTCGTTAATGCCACAGGTGGATTCAGTCCCTTAAGCCTAATTGGTTCAGGTCTTTTTGGACATGTCTACAAGGGTGTTCTTCAAGATAACACAAGAATTGCAGTGAAGGTATTGGATCCTAAGGCAGCTGGGATCATTTCAGGAAGCTTTAAAAGAGAGTGTCAAATACTAAGGAAGACTAGGCACAGAAATCTAATAAGGATCATCACCATCTGCAGTAGGCCAGACTTTAAGGCTCTTGTTCTTCCTTTGATGTCAAATGGGAGCCTGGAAAGGCATCTATACCCAAGCCATGGATTGAGGAATGGTTTGAATCTGATTCAGCTGGTGAGCATATGCAGTGATGTAGCTGAGGCAGTGTCCTATCTGCATCATCATTCTCCTGTTCGAGTTGTCCACTGCGATCTCAAGCCGAGCAATATTCTCCTTGATGATGACATGACAGCTCTGGTGACTGATTTTGGTATTTCAAGGTTGGCGAAAGGGGGTGATGAGAGCAGTAACATTGCTACTAACGATTCGATATCATTTAGCTCAGGAGATGGCTTGTTGTGCGGGTCTGTTGGATACATAGCTCCTGGTATGtacttctgttttttttttctttccctatTTACTAGAATCAAAATATTATGTTTGTCTCTATTTTTCATGGTATTTCATTTGTACTTTTTGGTATTGATATTTCAAGCACTCATTTTCACTATTTTCAACATTTCCTGTTGGATTATGCAAATTATTAGTGTGTGATTATGACTaaattccaagatattgattCACCTTATCTAAACTTCTAAAGAGAAACCTGTACTAACTAATAGACACAATGATAATTAAAGTGAGAAGCTACTCGTTTTTCAGCATTATTTTATCTGTTTGGAGTGGTACAAATAATCATGATTTGTCATCTGAAGTTAAGATAGTTTACTTATAGCATGGTCAAAAGAGTACTCTTCTTTATAATGCTTCCATACTAATGGTTTTATTCCATTGACTTTGACCAACTGCAGAATATGGATTGGGAAAACGCGCTTCAACTCAAGGTGATGTCTACAGTTTTGGGGTCCTCCTGCTGGAAATTGTCACAGGAAGGCGCCCCACTGACAGTTTTTCGGTTGAAGGTTCAAGCTTGCATGAATGGGTGAAATCTCACTACCCTGATAGGCTTCAGCCAATGGTTCAACAGGCACTGGGGAAGTATGCTCCAGCTGCATTAGTCCCAACTCATTACACCAGAATTTGGGCCAATGCAGTGTTGGAGTTGATTGAGTTAGGACTTATGTGCACACAGTACACTCCTTCAACAAGGCCAAACATGCAAGATGTGGCTCATGAAATGAGTAGGTTGAAAGAATATCTCTCCAACCCTTCTGCAGTATTGATTGAAGAAGTTGATCCAAAAATCTAATCAACTCAATTCTTTTTTGAAAAAAGTTTTGTTAAATAACTTGGGATTTTTTTCCCCTTGtaactatttttctttttttgtatttACCCTTAATCTGCAATGATAATGGCTAGATCTAAAAGGCATATTTTTATAATTGCCTTTTGCATAACATCTTGTAAAAAGGGTTCTGAAAAAGATATTGGATGTGGAGGATGCATCATTTTTAATAAAGAAGAcctttttatttcattttaacaATAATAATGTGATTAACATGTTAATTCCTGTCATCTATTGCTTGCTTTAAGTGGGAACCAATCAAagtcactttttttttattattataataataagacTTCCAATAGTCATCTAATTAGTGATCAAGACCAATATTAATGAAATACTATGAAGAAGATTACAACCAATCTTACCATATCTTGGCAGCCTCATTTTGGATATAATATTTAGTATTGTGTTTGTGGAAGTAACACAGATTGATTTTCCAAGATCCAAATGGGCACTCAAAATACTTCTTTTGGCCTACCTTGCAATATAAGAATATGCCTTAATAATAAGAAGATAGTGGAAGGTTTTAGTATTACCCTCATTGGAATGAATACAATGATAGCCATCCACTTAAAAAATTTAACTCTCACAATAGGCATCAGAAAGTTTTGTTGCACCATTATCTTTTCTATTAGGTCAAATTGTCCCTGGAAATGGCAatggatttaaaaaaaataatactattTGCTTGAAAATAGCTGATGAGGTTACCGAATATGCATACCTTCCCACTCCCATGATTACCAAAATGATTTTTTATCTAATGAGTGACATATCCGTATTGATTCATGATATAATTGTCACTTGATTCAGCTGGTTTTAGTATGAAAATATCTTTTAGCGTGAATACAATATTTTTACCATATTTATCACAATTAATTTTTATTGGTAAAATAATGTATTTAAATTATCTTGTGAGATTGTTTTTAGGGATTATGTTGATAGAGGAATAAGGAtgttttttaaaatgaatatggtcaaaagaaatgaccaaatTCGTTCTACCAGATAAGTCTGATATCATTGCTCACTCAACAGTTTCATTTTCTGTTGACACAGAATTAATCTGGCTCACAAATTTTCTAAATCAAAGAAAAATTGTAAATCATTTCTTTATTACTCCAGATTGCAAGAGAGGTTCTTCAGAACATACAATTAGCTATAAATAGATAGCAAGAGCTCTTGGAAAGTCAAATATCTTATCTTGTGATAAagataatttatttgatttattcttACTACATATTTTCAGGGATTGAGTTATTTTAGATGAGAAAGATTCGAAAATGAACCTGGTTAAGAAAAATGACAAAATTCGTTACAGCCAGTCAAGACTGATGATCATATAGACTCAACAGTTCCTATTTCGTCGGAACAGAATCAACCTAGCTGACAGATTTTTTTCAATCAAAGAAATTTGCAAATATCTTTGTATTAGTTGCAAGACTTCCGAAGAGCTGGCCTTGGACGTTTTTCTCAGCTATAAATACATTGCCAAGGCCTTTGAAAAAATCACCTCCTCCATTTTGTATTTTGTAAACACTTGTTATTTTTTAGGAGTGTTTCTTTGTAAAGATTaagttgttcaccttaatcttt
The Humulus lupulus chromosome 6, drHumLupu1.1, whole genome shotgun sequence DNA segment above includes these coding regions:
- the LOC133782980 gene encoding putative leucine-rich repeat receptor-like serine/threonine-protein kinase At2g24130: MVIISFVLFCFLLFCSSSSPVVVSSHGNGGIDGDRAALVSFMSQIVSDPQHGLEDWNSLNVHVCNWSGVRCNSEKSRVVELDLSGKSLKGTISSSLSNLSSLNILDLSRNSFEGHIPRELGSLLELSQLSLSSNYLEGNIPFELGFLHKLVYLDLGTNRLNGHLPFSLFCNESSSSLQYIDLSNNSLSGEIPLKNECQLNELRFLLLWSNQLEGQIPPALSKSSKLEWLDLESNKLSGELPSEIVQKMPQLQFLYLSYNDFVSHDGNTNLEPFFNSLVNSSNFQELELAGNNLGGVIPTNIGDLSSTNLVQMHLDGNLIYGTIPPQISKLVNLTLLNLSSNLLNGTIPSELCKMGKLERVYLSNNSLSGEIPAALGNTPHLGLLDLSRNKLSGSIPDSFANLSQLRRLLLYNNQLSGTIPPSLGKCINLEILDLSHNQLSGVIPDEVSGLRSLKLYLNLSSNHLHGPLPMELSKMDMVLAIDLSSNNLSGTIPPQLGSCIALESLNLSGNALGGSIPVSIGQLPYLRQFDVSSNHLVGEIPQSLQASSTLKQLNFSFNNFSGNVSNKGAFSSLSMESFLGNKRLCGSIKGMPNCKRKHNKRHHQLLFLSILLPLSAVPILCMLCYSLIVKSRIRSQISIFKRGDIEEGEGDKKELKYPRISYQQLVNATGGFSPLSLIGSGLFGHVYKGVLQDNTRIAVKVLDPKAAGIISGSFKRECQILRKTRHRNLIRIITICSRPDFKALVLPLMSNGSLERHLYPSHGLRNGLNLIQLVSICSDVAEAVSYLHHHSPVRVVHCDLKPSNILLDDDMTALVTDFGISRLAKGGDESSNIATNDSISFSSGDGLLCGSVGYIAPEYGLGKRASTQGDVYSFGVLLLEIVTGRRPTDSFSVEGSSLHEWVKSHYPDRLQPMVQQALGKYAPAALVPTHYTRIWANAVLELIELGLMCTQYTPSTRPNMQDVAHEMSRLKEYLSNPSAVLIEEVDPKI